The Vitis riparia cultivar Riparia Gloire de Montpellier isolate 1030 chromosome 10, EGFV_Vit.rip_1.0, whole genome shotgun sequence genome includes a region encoding these proteins:
- the LOC117923636 gene encoding carboxy-terminal domain RNA polymerase II polypeptide A small phosphatase 1-like — translation MVSRIIKKTPTKSIKDCRSRRRKRSPLKNNVAAASSLVIASINKSIFTCHRRLIKIFSKLTRISNTPNRRKGYQILKKKAEEDASDGPRKTLVFGNHLPPLELPEKRTIFLDLDETLVHSQSGLPPKKYDFIVRPTIDGEVMNFYVLKRPGVDELLEKLGEKFEIVVFTAGLREYASLVLDRLDKKGMISHRLYRDSCKEIDGKFVKDLSDLGRDLKRVVIVDDNPNAYFLQPENAIPMPPFIDDLADGELENLIEFFEGCDSFKDMRDAVKHYQAKGSYKQSDI, via the coding sequence atgGTGTCCAGAATCATCAAGAAAACCCcaacaaaatctatcaaagactGCCGGAGCCGTCGCCGGAAGAGGTCGCCCCTCAAGAACAATGTCGCCGCCGCCTCTTCTCTTGTCATTGCGTCCATAAACAAATCGATCTTCACCTGCCATCGACGCCTTATCAAAATCTTCTCCAAACTAACCCGAATCAGCAACACCCCCAACCGGAGAAAGGGATACCAAATCTTGAAGAAGAAGGCAGAAGAAGACGCCAGCGACGGCCCCCGGAAGACCCTCGTCTTCGGCAACCACCTCCCGCCGCTGGAGTTGCCAGAGAAGCGGACGATCTTTCTCGATCTGGATGAGACCCTGGTGCACTCCCAGTCGGGTTTGCCCCCCAAGAAGTACGACTTCATTGTACGGCCGACCATCGACGGGGAAGTAATGAACTTTTACGTTTTGAAGCGGCCGGGGGTCGACGAGTTGTTGGAAAAACTGGGAGAGAAGTTCGAGATCGTGGTGTTCACCGCAGGATTGAGAGAGTATGCTTCGCTTGTGCTGGATAGGCTTGACAAGAAGGGGATGATTTCTCACCGATTGTACCGTGATTCATGCAAGGAAATTGATGGGAAGTTTGTGAAGGACTTGTCTGATTTGGGTAGGGATTTGAAGCGGGTGGTGATTGTGGATGATAACCCCAATGCCTACTTTCTTCAACCCGAAAACGCCATTCCTATGCCTCCCTTTATCGATGATCTTGCTGATGGAGAGCTGGAAAATTTGATCGAGTTTTTTGAAGGATGTGATTCCTTTAAAGATATGAGGGATGCAGTCAAGCACTATCAAGCAAAGGGATCATACAAGCAGTCGGATATTTGA